A part of Micromonospora chersina genomic DNA contains:
- a CDS encoding ABC transporter ATP-binding protein produces MTTDAGSPPGLAALLPYLRAHRGTLVAVGALSFTGAGAALAQPLLTRGVLDRITAGRPAAGLVVALVALVVVGALLGGLRDYLLQRTAEGLVLGTRRRLAGHVLRLPIAEYDRRRTGDLLSRVGADTTLLRAVVTSGLFETVTGAVMVLGAGTAMLLLDPLLFGVTLAAVAVGVGFALTVARRVRGLARQAQERVGEMTSAVERAISAARTIRASRAERRETATVAASATEAYAAGLRVARAQAVVGPASTVTVQGAFLLVLAVGGARVASGAISVGDLVAFVMFLFFLVLPLGQAVHAYTQLQSGLGALARIEEILAVPGEGADDRPAPVTARPVATGPAAVEFDRVGFGYPGGPPVLHEVSFTVPAGTRTALVGPSGAGKSTLLALVERFYEVTGGTLRLDGVDVRDLPRDALRARLGYVEQEAPVLAGTLRDNLLITAPDATDDRLRAVLDEVNLGHLAERTADGLDVQVGEGGVLLSGGERQRLAIARALLAGPPVLLLDEPTSNLDARNEAALRRAIDAVAVRRTLLIVAHRLSTVVDADQIVVLDGGRVVATGTHDELTSTSPLYRELATHQLLVG; encoded by the coding sequence ATGACCACCGACGCCGGGAGCCCGCCCGGGCTCGCCGCCCTGCTGCCGTACCTGCGCGCCCACCGCGGCACCCTCGTCGCGGTGGGCGCGCTGTCGTTCACCGGCGCCGGGGCGGCGCTGGCCCAGCCCCTGCTCACCCGGGGCGTGCTGGACCGGATCACCGCCGGCCGCCCGGCCGCCGGGCTGGTCGTCGCGCTGGTGGCGCTCGTGGTGGTCGGCGCGCTGCTCGGCGGGCTCCGCGACTACCTGCTCCAGCGCACCGCCGAGGGCCTCGTGCTGGGCACCCGTCGGCGGCTCGCCGGGCACGTGCTGCGGCTGCCCATCGCCGAGTACGACCGGCGCCGCACCGGCGACCTGCTGTCCCGGGTCGGCGCCGACACCACGCTGCTGCGGGCGGTGGTGACCTCCGGCCTCTTCGAGACCGTCACGGGGGCGGTCATGGTGCTCGGCGCCGGCACCGCCATGCTGCTGCTGGACCCGCTGCTGTTCGGGGTGACCCTGGCCGCCGTCGCGGTCGGCGTCGGCTTCGCCCTCACCGTCGCCCGGCGGGTGCGCGGGCTGGCCCGCCAGGCCCAGGAACGGGTCGGCGAGATGACCTCGGCCGTCGAGCGGGCCATCTCGGCGGCCCGGACCATCCGGGCCAGCCGCGCCGAGCGGCGGGAGACCGCCACCGTGGCGGCGAGCGCGACCGAGGCGTACGCGGCCGGGCTGCGGGTGGCCCGGGCGCAGGCCGTCGTCGGTCCGGCCAGCACGGTCACCGTCCAGGGCGCGTTCCTGCTGGTGCTGGCCGTGGGCGGGGCCCGGGTGGCCTCCGGGGCGATCAGCGTGGGCGACCTGGTGGCCTTCGTGATGTTCCTGTTCTTCCTGGTGCTGCCGCTGGGGCAGGCGGTGCACGCGTACACCCAGCTCCAGAGCGGGCTCGGCGCGCTGGCCCGGATCGAGGAGATCCTCGCCGTGCCGGGGGAGGGGGCGGACGACCGGCCCGCCCCGGTGACCGCCCGGCCCGTCGCGACCGGGCCGGCGGCCGTGGAGTTCGACCGGGTCGGCTTCGGCTATCCGGGCGGCCCGCCGGTGCTGCACGAGGTGAGCTTCACGGTGCCGGCCGGCACCCGGACCGCCCTGGTCGGCCCGTCGGGCGCCGGCAAGTCGACACTGCTCGCCCTGGTCGAGCGCTTCTACGAGGTGACCGGGGGCACGCTGCGCCTGGACGGGGTGGACGTGCGCGACCTGCCCCGGGACGCGCTGCGGGCCCGGCTCGGCTACGTCGAGCAGGAGGCGCCGGTGCTCGCCGGCACGCTCCGGGACAACCTGCTGATCACCGCGCCGGACGCCACCGACGACCGGCTGCGCGCCGTGCTCGACGAGGTCAACCTCGGGCACCTGGCCGAACGGACGGCCGACGGGCTGGACGTGCAGGTCGGGGAGGGCGGCGTGCTGCTCTCCGGCGGGGAACGGCAGCGGCTGGCCATCGCCCGGGCGCTGCTGGCCGGGCCGCCGGTGCTGCTGCTCGACGAGCCGACCAGCAACCTCGACGCCCGCAACGAGGCGGCGCTGCGGCGGGCCATCGACGCCGTCGCGGTGCGCCGCACCCTGTTGATCGTGGCGCACCGCCTCTCCACCGTGGTGGACGCCGACCAGATCGTGGTGCTCGACGGCGGCCGGGTGGTCGCGACCGGCACCCACGACGAGCTGACCTCGACGAGCCCGCTCTACCGGGAGCTGGCCACCCACCAGCTCCTCGTCGGGTGA
- a CDS encoding zinc-binding dehydrogenase: MRDRVVVVSGPGRVELVEQDAAELRDGTFRVETLYSGVSAGTELSYVKGTNPYLNVTWDAGLGLFQPGEASTPYPVTRLGYMQVGRVVESRTPAVAVGTVGAMTYGHRSGYVADPLAERFVPLPDDLDPLLGVYVAHMGPICANGLLHAAADLCGTDVRSLGDGVRGRRVAVVGSGVVALLTALFARRHGAASVVVLDPTPARREVAEALGLETLDPEADDPAVVLKTRWNHAAGDRGADVVFQCRGQDWALQLALRLLRPQGTVIDLAFYQAGADAVRLGEEFHHNGLSLRCAQIGRVPRGLAPTWDRERLSAETIELLRQYGDLIRKHLVSAVVPLEEAPALLTDLAERRRSELQVVLTG; encoded by the coding sequence ATGCGTGACCGGGTGGTGGTGGTCAGCGGACCGGGCCGCGTCGAGCTGGTCGAGCAGGACGCGGCCGAGCTGAGGGACGGCACCTTCCGGGTGGAGACCCTCTACAGCGGGGTGTCCGCGGGCACCGAGCTGAGCTACGTCAAGGGCACCAACCCCTACCTGAACGTCACCTGGGACGCCGGCCTCGGCCTGTTCCAGCCGGGAGAGGCCAGCACGCCGTACCCGGTCACCCGGCTCGGCTACATGCAGGTCGGCCGGGTGGTGGAGAGCCGCACCCCGGCCGTCGCCGTGGGCACGGTCGGCGCCATGACGTACGGCCACCGCAGCGGGTACGTCGCCGACCCGCTGGCCGAGCGGTTCGTGCCGCTGCCCGACGACCTCGACCCGCTGCTCGGCGTCTACGTCGCGCACATGGGCCCGATCTGCGCCAACGGCCTGCTGCACGCCGCCGCCGATCTGTGCGGCACCGACGTCCGCTCGCTCGGCGACGGGGTGCGGGGCCGGCGTGTGGCGGTGGTCGGCAGCGGGGTGGTCGCGCTGCTCACCGCGCTGTTCGCGCGGCGGCACGGTGCCGCCTCCGTGGTGGTCCTCGACCCGACGCCGGCTCGGCGCGAGGTGGCCGAGGCGCTCGGGCTGGAGACCCTCGACCCGGAGGCGGACGACCCGGCCGTGGTGCTGAAGACCCGCTGGAACCACGCCGCCGGCGACCGGGGCGCGGACGTGGTCTTCCAGTGCCGGGGCCAGGACTGGGCGCTCCAGCTCGCGCTGCGCCTGCTGCGCCCCCAGGGCACCGTGATCGACCTGGCCTTCTACCAGGCCGGCGCGGACGCGGTCCGGCTCGGCGAGGAGTTCCACCACAACGGGCTGTCGCTGCGCTGCGCCCAGATCGGCCGGGTGCCGCGCGGGCTGGCCCCGACCTGGGACCGGGAGCGGCTCTCCGCGGAGACCATCGAGCTGCTCCGTCAGTACGGGGACCTGATCCGCAAGCACCTCGTCTCGGCGGTGGTGCCGCTGGAGGAGGCGCCGGCGCTGCTCACCGACCTGGCCGAGCGGCGCCGCTCCGAGCTGCAGGTGGTGCTCACCGGCTGA
- a CDS encoding glucosyl-3-phosphoglycerate synthase, which produces MEAWATYRTTSADHWPARRLLRAKGASRVSVVLPARNEEATVGAIVSTIREHLMDRVSLVDELIVVDSRSTDRTAQVARAAGAEVVSQDAMTRGLPRLTGKGDALWAGLAAAEGDVVAFVDADLREFRPHFVTGLLGPLLTDPSVDFVKGFYHRPLVRATGVEADGGGRVTELMARPLLNLFWPELAGFVQPLAGEYAGRREVLEQVPFVSGYGVETAMLIDLLELVGLDALAQVDLGERKHRHQDTAALGRMSAQILLTAWSRLQQRGWAVPGVAPTALLTQFRRGGSEALPNLDREIVVSDVSIEERPPLAQLRHRVPRRRVAA; this is translated from the coding sequence GTGGAGGCCTGGGCCACGTACCGCACCACGTCCGCCGACCACTGGCCGGCGCGACGCCTGCTGCGGGCCAAGGGCGCGAGCCGGGTCAGCGTGGTGCTGCCGGCGCGCAACGAGGAGGCGACCGTCGGGGCGATCGTGTCGACGATCCGCGAGCACCTCATGGACCGGGTGTCCCTCGTGGACGAGCTGATCGTGGTGGACTCCCGGTCCACCGACCGGACCGCGCAGGTGGCGCGGGCGGCGGGCGCCGAGGTGGTGAGCCAGGACGCCATGACGCGCGGGCTGCCCCGGCTCACCGGCAAGGGCGACGCGCTCTGGGCCGGGCTCGCCGCGGCCGAGGGCGACGTGGTCGCGTTCGTCGACGCCGACCTGCGGGAGTTCCGGCCGCACTTCGTCACCGGGCTGCTCGGGCCGCTGCTCACCGACCCGTCGGTCGACTTCGTGAAGGGCTTCTACCACCGCCCGCTGGTCCGGGCCACGGGGGTGGAGGCCGACGGCGGGGGCCGGGTGACCGAGCTGATGGCCCGCCCGCTGCTCAACCTGTTCTGGCCGGAGCTGGCCGGCTTCGTGCAGCCCCTCGCCGGCGAGTACGCGGGCCGCCGGGAGGTGCTGGAGCAGGTGCCGTTCGTCTCCGGCTACGGCGTGGAGACCGCGATGCTCATCGACCTGCTGGAGCTGGTCGGGCTGGACGCGCTGGCCCAGGTGGACCTGGGTGAGCGCAAGCACCGCCACCAGGACACCGCGGCGCTGGGCCGGATGTCCGCGCAGATCCTGCTGACCGCCTGGTCCCGGTTGCAGCAACGCGGCTGGGCGGTGCCCGGCGTGGCGCCGACCGCCCTGCTGACCCAGTTCCGGCGGGGCGGCTCGGAGGCGCTGCCCAACCTGGACCGCGAGATCGTGGTCAGCGACGTCTCGATCGAGGAGCGGCCGCCGCTGGCGCAGCTGCGCCACCGGGTGCCGCGGCGACGGGTCGCGGCGTGA
- a CDS encoding Gfo/Idh/MocA family protein gives MRACRVGLVGAGGVAQRHARVLTGFDDVELIGVTDVAPDAAEALAGAHGARTFRDVDELLAAGPDAVYVCVPPFAHGPVEEAVIDAGVPMFVEKPVAVDLETAERVAALVERRGLLTGVGHHWRYLHVVEEARQMLADRPVRMVNGAWLDKVPPVAWWARRDRSGGPVVEQAAHVLDLVRLLVGEATEVTAYGDGTPPPVEGADIDSVTAATLRFASGAVGTLAAACVLGWKYRAGLEILADGLALSLAEDGLTVCDADGERHLPADPDGARVAVDRAFVDAVRGIGDDVRVPYAEALRTQRLALAVAESARTGRAVALPTGPAARLTAAVADATPAETTGVTVDA, from the coding sequence ATGCGCGCGTGCCGGGTGGGACTGGTCGGAGCCGGCGGGGTGGCGCAACGCCACGCCCGGGTGTTGACGGGCTTCGACGACGTGGAACTGATCGGGGTGACCGACGTCGCCCCGGACGCGGCGGAGGCGCTCGCCGGCGCGCACGGCGCCCGGACCTTCCGCGACGTCGACGAGTTGCTCGCCGCCGGCCCGGACGCCGTCTACGTCTGCGTGCCGCCGTTCGCGCACGGCCCGGTCGAGGAGGCGGTGATCGACGCCGGGGTGCCGATGTTCGTGGAGAAGCCGGTGGCCGTGGACCTGGAGACCGCGGAGCGGGTCGCCGCGCTGGTCGAGCGGCGCGGCCTGCTCACCGGGGTCGGCCACCACTGGCGCTACCTGCACGTCGTGGAGGAGGCCCGGCAGATGCTCGCCGACCGTCCGGTGCGGATGGTCAACGGCGCCTGGCTGGACAAGGTGCCGCCGGTCGCCTGGTGGGCGCGCCGGGACCGCTCCGGTGGGCCGGTCGTCGAGCAGGCCGCGCACGTCCTGGACCTGGTCCGGCTGCTGGTGGGCGAGGCGACCGAGGTGACCGCGTACGGCGACGGCACCCCGCCGCCCGTGGAGGGCGCGGACATCGACTCGGTCACCGCGGCCACCCTGCGCTTCGCCTCCGGCGCGGTCGGCACCCTCGCCGCGGCCTGCGTGCTCGGCTGGAAGTACCGGGCCGGCCTGGAGATTCTCGCCGACGGGCTGGCCCTGTCGCTGGCCGAGGACGGTCTGACCGTCTGCGACGCCGACGGCGAGCGGCACCTGCCCGCCGACCCGGACGGCGCCCGGGTGGCCGTCGACCGGGCCTTCGTCGACGCTGTCCGGGGGATCGGCGACGACGTACGGGTTCCGTACGCCGAGGCCCTGCGCACCCAGCGGCTGGCCCTCGCGGTGGCCGAGTCGGCGCGTACCGGGCGGGCGGTGGCCCTGCCCACCGGGCCGGCCGCGCGGCTCACCGCCGCGGTCGCCGACGCGACGCCGGCCGAGACCACGGGGGTGACCGTCGATGCGTGA
- a CDS encoding glycosyltransferase, with protein sequence MSLTVLMNAGPWLSVPPPGYGGIENVVATLVPELRKLGVRVVLASVESSTLPVDEKISVFPDGQFHALQRPYNQVCGVSQAHLNGVVRALHGRDDIDLVHDHVEAVGLATLAAMGPDAPPALHTLHWDLAKHPELYGNLDGGDRVRVNGVSASQLARAPRALQEHSVGHVHLSTPLAVGADRRPAVRKGEHVVILGRINPGKGQDLGARLARKVGFPLVLAGPVGPYHRPEDLAAAGDEARQNPDVRFFYDQVAPHVDGDLVRWVGTVAGQERDDVVATARASLFPLRWEEPGGTAVVESLALGTPVVATARGCLPELIEHGRTGLLTTDEEELGDLVLAAGLLGEGECRREAAARFTPELMAQRYVDLYEQVRQPAARPLQLA encoded by the coding sequence ATGAGTCTCACCGTCCTGATGAACGCGGGTCCCTGGTTGTCGGTGCCGCCGCCCGGCTACGGCGGGATCGAGAACGTGGTCGCCACCCTGGTGCCGGAGCTGCGCAAGCTCGGCGTGCGGGTGGTGCTCGCCTCGGTGGAGAGCAGCACGCTGCCGGTCGACGAGAAGATCTCGGTCTTCCCGGACGGGCAGTTCCACGCGCTGCAACGGCCCTACAACCAGGTCTGCGGGGTGTCCCAGGCGCACCTGAACGGGGTGGTCCGGGCGCTGCACGGCCGCGACGACATCGACCTGGTGCACGACCACGTCGAGGCGGTTGGGCTGGCCACCCTGGCCGCGATGGGCCCGGACGCCCCGCCGGCGCTGCACACCCTGCACTGGGACCTGGCCAAGCACCCCGAGCTGTACGGCAACCTGGACGGCGGCGACCGGGTGCGGGTCAACGGTGTGTCCGCCTCGCAGCTCGCCCGGGCCCCGCGCGCCCTCCAGGAGCACTCGGTGGGCCACGTGCACCTGTCCACCCCGCTCGCCGTCGGCGCGGACCGCCGGCCGGCGGTGCGCAAGGGCGAGCACGTGGTCATCCTGGGCCGGATCAACCCGGGCAAGGGGCAGGACCTGGGCGCCCGGCTGGCCCGGAAGGTCGGCTTCCCGCTGGTGCTGGCCGGCCCGGTCGGCCCGTACCACCGGCCCGAGGACCTGGCCGCGGCGGGCGACGAGGCCCGGCAGAACCCGGACGTGCGGTTCTTCTACGACCAGGTGGCCCCGCACGTCGACGGTGACCTGGTGCGCTGGGTCGGCACGGTCGCCGGGCAGGAGCGTGACGACGTGGTGGCCACGGCGCGGGCCTCGCTGTTCCCGCTGCGCTGGGAGGAGCCCGGCGGCACGGCGGTGGTGGAGTCGCTCGCGCTGGGCACGCCGGTGGTGGCCACCGCCCGGGGCTGCCTGCCCGAGCTGATCGAGCACGGCCGGACCGGGCTGCTCACCACCGACGAGGAGGAGTTGGGCGACCTGGTGCTGGCGGCCGGGCTGCTCGGTGAGGGCGAGTGCCGGCGCGAGGCGGCCGCCCGGTTCACCCCGGAGCTGATGGCCCAGCGGTACGTGGACCTGTACGAGCAGGTCCGCCAGCCCGCCGCCCGGCCGTTGCAGCTCGCCTGA
- a CDS encoding DUF4383 domain-containing protein, whose product MTNSMAHSRGRRNPADGKAPVRRAAAAVGVLFLVIGVLGFIPGITTHYGDLKFAGHDSDAKLLGLFQTSVLHNIVHLLFGVAGLLLARTVSGARTFLIGGGAIYLVLWLYGVVVDHNSGANFIPLNGADNWLHFLLGVGMIALGLLLTRNRNRR is encoded by the coding sequence ATGACGAACTCGATGGCGCACTCCCGTGGGCGACGCAACCCGGCCGACGGCAAGGCACCGGTACGCCGGGCGGCGGCGGCCGTCGGCGTGCTCTTCCTGGTGATCGGTGTGCTGGGCTTCATCCCCGGCATCACCACCCACTACGGCGACCTGAAGTTCGCCGGGCACGACTCCGACGCGAAGCTGCTCGGGCTGTTCCAGACCTCGGTGCTGCACAACATCGTGCACCTGCTGTTCGGCGTCGCCGGGCTGCTGCTCGCCCGGACGGTCTCCGGAGCCCGGACGTTCCTGATCGGTGGCGGCGCGATCTACCTCGTGCTCTGGCTCTACGGAGTGGTGGTCGACCACAACAGCGGCGCGAACTTCATCCCGCTCAACGGCGCGGACAACTGGCTGCACTTCCTGCTCGGGGTCGGCATGATCGCCCTCGGACTGCTCCTCACGCGGAACCGGAACCGCCGCTGA